Proteins from a genomic interval of Lolium perenne isolate Kyuss_39 chromosome 1, Kyuss_2.0, whole genome shotgun sequence:
- the LOC127328665 gene encoding uncharacterized protein: MSVGELIGIVFAPTWWDEPMETWYLLIYVSSMGHMTSHAGDGSGGQQAPHKVYEFDLRDRYMNKHLEWVKAKGKPEVPEVPEENVTYVTRSQADLCSRMASWHYMANNVEDDLSKVAGIDSHMFYMSWVDPENEVDKCIHVNFTATVDGCTSTFFAELVGPAYPGFVVTMCVECRPGDAMHNCRFCSGLWHPMEGGFHGHKKVSRRKRRAPVQS, encoded by the exons atgtcggtggGGGAGCTCATTGGTATTGTGTTCGCCCCAACTTGGTGGGATGAACCCATGGAGACGTGGTACTTGCTTATCTACGTGAGCTCGATGGGGCAT ATGACTTCGCACGCTGGAGATGGTTCGGGTGGGCAACAAG CACCCCACAAGGTGTACGAGTTCGATCTCCGAGACCGCTACATGAACAAGCACTTGGAATGGGTTAAGGCCAAGGGCAAGCCGGAGGTGCCGGAGGTGCCAGAGGAGAACGTGACATATGTAACAAGAAGCCAGGCTGACCTTTGCAGTCGCATGGCATCTTGGCATTACATGGCAAACAAT GTGGAGGACGACCTAAGTAAAGTGGCAGGAATTGACAGCCACATGTTTTACATGAGCTGGGTGGATCCTGAGAATGAGGTGGACAAGTGTATCCACGTCAATTTCACAGCGACAGTGGACGGCTGCACGAGTACCTTCTTCGCTGAGCTCGTCGGGCCAGCCTACCCGGGGTTCGTGGTGACGATGTGTGTGGAGTGTCGGCCAGGAG ATGCCATGCACAACTGCCGGTTCTGCTCCGGGCTGTGGCACCCGATGGAGGGCGGCTTTCACGGGCATAAGAAGGTATCTCGACGGAAACGCCGTGCGCCCGTGCAGTCCTGA